A section of the Halichoerus grypus chromosome 11, mHalGry1.hap1.1, whole genome shotgun sequence genome encodes:
- the DRD4 gene encoding D(4) dopamine receptor yields MGNRSAADADGLLEGRGPGTGGGAGTPAAAAALAGGVLLIGAVLAGNALVCVSVAAERALQTPTNYFIVSLAAADLLLALLVLPLFVYSEVQGGVWLFSPGLCDALMAMDVMLCTASIFHLCAISVDRFVAVAVPLSYNRQSGGGRQPLFIGATWLLSAAVAAPVLCGLNDARGRDPAVCRLEDRDYVVYSSVCSFFLPCPLMLLLYWATFRGLRRWEAARRAKLHGRAPRRPSGPGPPPPEAVETPEAIPPPEAVAPPDAIPTPDAIPAEPPLQGSKRRRAKITGRERKAMRVLPVVVGAFLVCWTPFFVVHITRALCPACAVPPQLVSAVTWLGYVNSALNPLIYTVFNAEFRTVFRKALRACC; encoded by the exons ATGGGGAACCGCAGCGCGGCGGACGCGGACGGGCTGCTGGAGGGGCGCGGGCCGGGAACCGGCGGCGGCGCGGGAActcccgcggcggcggcggcgctggcgGGGGGCGTGCTGCTCATCGGCGCGGTGCTCGCGGGGAACGCGCTCGTGTGCGTCAGCGTGGCGGCCGAGCGAGCCCTGCAGACGCCCACCAACTACTTCATCGTGAGCCTGGCAGCCGCCGACCTACTACTCGCCCTGCTCGTGCTGCCTCTCTTCGTCTACTCCGAG GTCCAGGGCGGCGTGTGGCTGTTCAGCCCCGGCCTCTGCGACGCGCTCATGGCCATGGACGTCATGCTGTGCACCGCCTCCATCTTCCACCTGTGCGCCATCAGCGTGGACAG GTTCGTGGCCGTGGCCGTGCCGTTGAGTTACAACCGCCAGAGCGGCGGCGGGCGCCAGCCGCTGTTCATCGGCGCCACGTGGCTGCTGTCGGCCGCGGTGGCGGCGCCCGTGCTGTGCGGCCTCAACGACGCGCGCGGCCGCGACCCCGCCGTGTGCCGCCTGGAGGACCGCGACTACGTGGTCTACTCGTCCGTGTgctccttcttcctgccctgcccgctcATGCTGCTGCTCTACTGGGCCACGTTCCGGGGCCTGCGGCGCTGGGAGGCCGCCCGTCGCGCCAAGCTGCACGGCCGGGCGCCGCGCCGGCCCAGCGGCCCCGGCCCGCCGCCCCCCGAGGCCGTCGAGACCCCCGAGGCCATTCCGCCCCCCGAGGCCGTTGCGCCCCCCGATGCCATCCCGACTCCCGACGCCATCCCGGCGGAGCCCCCGCTGCAGGGAAGCAAAAGGAGGCGCGCCAAGATCACCGGCCGGGAGCGCAAGGCCATGAGGGTCCTGCCTGTGGTGGTCG gggcCTTCCTGGTGTGCTGGACCCCCTTCTTTGTGGTGCACATCACCCGGGCGCTGTGTCCCGCCTGCGCCGTGCCTCCGCAGCTGGTCAGCGCGGTCACCTGGCTGGGCTACGTCAACAGCGCCCTCAACCCCCTCATCTACACGGTCTTCAACGCCGAGTTCCGCACGGTCTTCCGCAAGGCCCTTCGCGCCTGCTGCTGA